GAGGGCACGGCCACCACAGAATCGAGTGCGTCAGACACGCCTGGCAGCGAAGCGGCCACGACACCGTCGGAGCCATTCGGCCAGCCGACGATCGCACCCATGGACGGGCAAAGCGGCGACGCGCAGGATACTGGCGACTCGCCTCAGATCGTGTCCAGCGACAACAGCGGCCAGCACGGCAGCGACGAGACCAACGGCTCCGACAACAGCCACGATGTAGGCACAGCCAACGGAAGCGAAAGCCAATACGCCGGCCAGGGAGGCGATAGTGGTTCGTCGCCACCAATCGTGCCCGTGGGAGGCACCAGCTCACCCAGTGGAGTAGGCGGCGACACCAGCGCGAATCCCTATGGTGGCGACGCATCAGTGACGTCGGTCGTCCCAACCGTCGACGATTCGCTCGAACCAATGGGGCTCGACTTGTCGGACACCGTCACCGGCCTCCCATCCGGCACGACCTCTCCACTCGGCCGGCTCGAGTTTTCGCCTGGAATGAATCTCTATGTCGTTACGGCACCGGATGGCCAACTCGCGGTTGCGAATCTCGACGGAGAACTTGTCGTAACGTTTGGCAATGGTGATCTGCCTGTCTGGTCTGGCGCAGGGTTGATGTTTAGCTCTCCTGGCAGCACTGGCGCGCGTGTCGGCATTTGGAACAGCGACGGCGGCGAGGTGAACTACGTCGAACCGAGCTCGGACGGGGCCAGCGACGATGTGCCCATTGGGGGCGATGGGACCACCTTCTATTTCCTGCGAATCTATCAAGGCAGCGGGATCATGGAGCTTCGCTCGGCAGCAATCGATGGAACGGACAACGGCGTGCTTTGGACATCGAGCGACTATACGCTCGGTGGCGCTCGACCGCTCTATTCCGAGAGCGGCATCTATCTGCCAACCAGCTCAGAATGGATTTTCGTCGACTGGTCGGGTGCGGAATCTCCCCTGGGTGACAACCCCTACGGCTTCGTCGGACCACCGGTTCTTAGCCCGGGAGGAGGCCTTATGGCCTATTCCGCAGGCGACCGGGTCGTGGTCGCCTGGACCGATGCCCCGGGTGTTGCGATCGCGAACGCGCCCTTCGACGGCACCGGCGGCTATGCGTTTGCCACCAGTGGAGAGGAAATCGTGGTCACCGGAGGATCGAGCCTGCACGTCATCTCCTACGAGGGCGATGAACTCGGCACGCTCGAGGGCACGCAACCGGTCGGCAGTTGCTATTGGATTGGGGACACGATCTATTACCTGCAAATCGGGGAAGACGCCGCGTTGAAGTCGAACACACTCGCCAACATCCAGGCAGAGTAGGACCCGGCACATTCGCCGCCAGGGTTCACTCGGGAAGCGATGGTAGACTGTTTTTCGATCGCGCCCGCACGCGTCTTCCTGGATGAGCTGGATGCCTGAAACAATCGATACGCACCAGGCCCGTTTTGGCCGGATGCGCATTGTCACAACGCTTGGAGAAACCGTCGATCAGCCCGTTCAGGCAGTGATCTACCCGGCCAATAGCCGGGGAGTCATGGGCACCGGAGCGATAAGCGCAGTTCGGTCGAGCGCCGGGCTGGACGTCGAACGGGAAGCAATGTCAGCAGCGCCCATCGAACCCGGAGCCGCGATCGTCACCTCGTCAGGACGTCTGGCCGACCGCGGTATCGAAGCCATCATTCACGCGGTCGTGGCCGAGCAGCTCGGTCAGCGGATCGAGCGGTCCACGATGCGCCGCGGCATCGCGAGCGCATTGCGTCTTGCCGACGAGCACCGTTTTCGCAGTGTCGCGCTCCCGCTCATGGGTATCGGCGCCGACGAGAGCGTGGAAGCACGCACGCAAATGATCGAAGCACTTGTCGACGAATCCGTGGCGCACGCCCGCCGCTCCACGACGCGCATCGAACAACTCATCATCACGGCCCGGTTCGAAGACGATCTTCCACTCGTCGCCGAGACGCTGACGCGCATGCGCGAACATCGCTGGACCGGACAAGAATGACCGACAACACCCCCGAAAACGACGCGATCGAATCGAGCTCCTGGGCGGCACCGCCTCGGTCAGAGCGTTCCTCGCCGTTGAGTCGCCTGCTTGGCGGACGCGGCGGCCCGCGTTGGATGCGGCCACAGCCGAAAATCGTGCCAGACGACTTTCGCTATCGGCTCGATGCTATGCTCATCCCGCAGTCGACCACCGACCGGGCCCTCGGCGAAGTGCAGCGAGTCAACGATTGGGTAGGGGCATGGAGCCGGGCGGCGCAGCGATTCCTCTCGGAGTCTCGCCGCGAAGAATCGCAGGGTGACTGGATGCGCGCCGCTGCGGCCAGGCGCAACGCGTCGATGTGCTACCACGTTGCCAACCTGCTCAGCGACGACGATCCGCGCACCATCCGCACCTTGCGCGCTTCGTCGGTGCAAGCGTTTTCGCAGTCGATTCCCAAGCTCATCTTCGAGACCCGGCGACTCACGCTTCCCTGGCGTACCCGGGAACTTCAGGCCTATCTCTGCAAACCGGAAGATGCCGAGCGCCCAATGCCGCTCGTTTGCTTGTTGAACGGCGCGACCACCACCAAAGAGGAACTCCTGCTCTGGACCGCCCGCCTGCGCGACGCTGGATTCGCGGTGCTCACGCTCGACTGGCCGGGCACCGGGGAAGCTGCGGGGAACCTGAAACTCTCGAGCCATTGCGACGATATCACCGACGGTATCTATGCGCTGGCCAAACACGACCGCGATCTGGATGAAGAGTGCATCGCGCTGTTGGGCGTGAGTATCGGCAGCTCGGTCGCCTTGCGCGCCGCCGCGCTCGACCGGCGCATAGGCGCAGTCATCGCCGTTTCGCCGCCGTTTGAACCGCGATTCTGGGCCGCAAATGTGCCACCCGTCGCCGCGCGCCACCTGGTCGCTCTGGCAGGGCAGGCAGCCTCGCTGCCCTACGCCTTGCAGGATTTCGGTGTCTCCGACGTGCTGCACCGTATCAAGTGCCCTGTCCTGGTCGTCGGCGCGGCCCAGGATCGCCTGATCCCCTCGACCGAGGCCATGCACGTTGCGGCCAGTCTGGGAGACCTCGCCACCCTCATCTGGTACGAGCAGTCCGGCCATTGCGCCTACGATCAGATCGATGACTGGATGGAGGTGGCTTCGCAATGGCTCTTCGGCGCGTTTGGCTTCGAAGAGGAGCCTGATCCCACTCCTGTGGTTGCTCCAATGCCGGCAGCCGCACCGCCCGAGTCCACCCAGGTGGAGCCTCCCTTCGCCATGACTCCGCGCGACCAGCTCGGACCAGCCCCCTTGTCCCCTTCGGCAGCCGGCAGCAATGAACCTCAAGACGTCGTGATCAGCGTCGATCCTGCCGCAATCAGTCGATCGGATGCTCCAGAACCGCCACGCCCAGCCGATTCCGAAGAAGACGACGACACGGACTGAACTGCGCCACTTTCGGGGACCAGCAACAGTTGGTTCCAGGACAACTTGCTGTCGCTCGGACTGACAGTCAAACGGCTCTCGTGATCACCCGGAGGGCCCTTCGGAGGGAGGGGAGATCAGGACCGCAGCGGCCTCCGCAAGCGGTCCAGCGCGTTGTAGCGATAGCCCAGCTCCAGCAACACCAGGAGGAGCCCGAGGCTCAACGGGAACCACCAGACCGCGCGGTAGCTGGCAATGCCGCTACCGTCCATGGGCGGCGCATCGAAGAGCGCGCCGGGATCGTCCAGGGAAAGGACCCGGCCACCGGTTCGACTGGCCAGTTGCTTCATCAAGTCCGCCGCGCCGGAATCGGGTTTGAGCTCCGCTGACGGCGGGATCGAAAACGTCGAAAGCGACGCATTGCCCGTTGATCCTTCTCCGGTATCCACAGAGATCTGATACGCCCCGGCCTCCGGATTCTGGACCCGCAACTGCCATTCGCCCGGCGCCGACTGATAGGGTTTCAATGGCGCCGATGGCTCACCGCCGGGACCTGTGATCGTGACCGTAGCGTTTGATAGATCGACATAATCCCCGCCATCGCCCGTCGACGAAAGGGTGATGAGCGCGTCCGATCCGCTCCGCTCAGAAGTCACTTCCACAGCCCCCCGTTCCGGGTCGGGCAGCGCCCACTGGACCACGTTCTCCCAAAAGTCGCCATAGCCATCCCAGCTCTGCCAGGTATTGGCGAAATCGACCCCGTCATCGGCGGTCCAGGCCACCACGCGCCCCAGTCCGTATTGCCATTTCGCCAGCACCGGATCGTCGCGATTGCTCGAAAGCACGAGCTGCGCGCCCGACTTGATCTCGGTATAGTCGTATCCGGCAAGGACCGGCAGATCCTCTGGCGCGAAACCGTCCATGATCGGACTGGCCATGGTTTGAATGGGTTGGAAGGACCCACGCACCACCGACTGGCTGCCTGCGCTCTGCGCTTCCTGCAAGGTCATTTGCGGAATGTCTTCTGGCAACACCGCGGGGTAGTAGTGTCCGTCGCCGGCTTCGGCCAGGTACTGCAACAGGTCGGTGTCGGCATCGTCCCCAATCGCGATGGTGGAAAGGGTTGTGCCCGACTGCTGCATCTCCTGCACCAGCTTGGTGTAGCTCTCGCGCGTGCCGGTGGACGACTTGCCGTCGGAGAGGAGGACGATGTGACGCACATCGGCTTCCGACTTCGAGATTTCGTCGAACCCGATGTCGAGGGCTGGATAGATCTCCGTGCCACCGTCGGACTCGAGTTCGTTGACCGACGCGTAGATCCGGTCGCGGTCGTCTTGTCCATCGATGCGGGTCAGCCGCATGATCCATTGCTGTTGGTCGTTGAACGCCAATACCGCGATCTCGTCGCCATCGAGCAACGCTCCCGCGGCCAGCTTCACCGCTTCCTTGGCCATCTCGATCTTGGAAATCGACTCCGACGGGTCGAGCGCCATCGATCCCGACTTGTCGATGATCAACAGCAAGGCGACACGCTGCCGCTCTTTCCCTTCGGTCACTTTCACATCGACGGGAAGCAGGTCTTCCAGCGGAGTGTTTGCGTAGCCGCCCGGGCCGAAGGCGCTGGTGCCACCAATCACGATCAGGCCGCGCCCCAGCGTTTTCGTGCTCTGTTCCAGAGCAGCGATCTGGCCAATGGTGAAGTCGCTTGCCGGCACATTGTCGAGCACGATCGCGTCATAGACTGCGAGTTCCGAAAGCCGCTCAGGAATGCCAACAGGCAGCACCTGAGAGACGTGCACCCCCTGGTCTTCCAGCTGGTGAATGAGGAAGGAGTTGTCGGCTCCTTCCTGCGAGACAAAGAGCAGGTGCGGAGCATCGCGCACGACCACACCGAACGGCTGCGCGTTGTTTTCCAGGAACGCGTCTGCCGTGGAGCCGGGATCGAGCTCGATGCGCATCTGGTGGAAACCAGGATCGAGGTCCGCGAGGGTAAAGGTGTAGGTATTGAGCCCAATGCGGAAATCGACCGCTTGCTCCGCCACATCGTCCTCTCCGACGAAGAGGCGAATCGTGCCGCTCCCTTCCTCGGACGACACCACATTCGCTTGCACTGTCATCGATTCGCCGTGCCAGACCTTCTCTGGCGCGGAAACGCTATCGATTCGCAGGTCGCTACTGCCAATGCCGTCGACGGTGAGCACATCGATTTCCGTATCTTCAGACGCTGCTTGCACCGCCTGTTCCAGGGCAGAACCGGAGTTCTCCGCGCCGTCGGAAATGAGCACGATGCGCCGTGTGTCACCCACTGGCAGCGTGCGCGCGACCGCCAGCGCCCCGCCAATGTTGGTGGCATCGCTCTCGATCGCTTCGTCTGTTTGCGCATCGAACACCATCGAATCGGCATCGCCGGCCGGTTGATCGACCAGAGCGTTGCCGCCAAACGTAACGATCGCCGCGCGGTCATCTGACCCAGCGCTGCTCAATGCGCTATTGAGCCAATCGACCACGCTGGAGGAGGTTCCAGCCGAAAGACTGGCCGATCGGTCGACGACGATCACAGTGGCTGGCGCCGCAGCGCCAGAGGACCAGAGCGGCTCCGCCAGCGCCAGCACGAGCAAGGTCAGAGCGGCGGCGCGGAGCCAAATACTCGCCGGGCGCACGCCTTGCTTGCGGCCCATCAGGTAGCCGACCAGCAGCACCAACGGCACGAGCACGAGAAGCCATAGCCAGCCGGGCCGCGCAAACGTCAGATCGAAGGGGAGATTCATGCGCGCGCTCCTCTCAACGAGCGATTCCCACGGCGCACCCCTCCGCCAGCGCTCAACCACAGCCACTCGAATACAAGCACCCCAACGGCAAGCGCTGCCAGCGCCGGCCAGAGATCGCCAAGCCCACGTCGAGTCGTCCCGACCTCATCCGACGCCGCTGCCTGGGCCAGCGCCTCGGGCAGCTCCTCGTTGGCGCGCAGATTCGACTCCACCGGATGTCCGGCATTGACTACAAACGAACCAGTCGCGCCCGCGCGCCCGCTCGTGCTGAGCTCCTGCACGGTATATTCACCCGCCTCGCCGGTGGTCGGGAAGACGACGGTCTCGATAGCCCCACCTGCGTCGACCGAAACCGGAATGTCGGTTTCGATGCCGGACGGGGAAACGATGCGCACGGTAGCCGCGCCCGCGCGCGGCTCGATGGTTACCGGGTCACCCAGCGCGGCCGAATCCGGCAACGCCGCCGGAGCCAACGCGCGCACCACGTTTGCGGTCAGAATTGGGAAGGCGATCCGCTGCGGCAGCGCGCTCTCCTGGAGACTGATGGCCAGCACAACCATCGGCTCGGTCGAGCCGGGCGCCGCTCCGCGATAGAGAAGCGGACCGCCTTCGCCCTCGACCACGGCTGTATCGCCTTCGGACATCTGCAGGATCGGGGTTTCACCGGCGGTGAGCCCGGTCAGATCGACGCCATCCAACAACGGATCACCCGCGCGCACATGCTGCACCGAGGCAGCTGTCATCACCCCGGTCGTCGGCAGCAACCCATCCACCGGCGGATCGACGAAAAAGGCCGGCGCGACGATTTCATCCGCGCTCACGGGCGTGTATCCCTCGAAGACGTAGAGATCGTACGGTCCGGCCGGAATATCGCCGTTCAGATGCTCGGTCGTGGAAATCGTGGTCACTTGCGCGCCGGGAAGCGAAGTCAGCGCCCGCTGCAGCACCAACGGCGTATCCGACACGAGCAAGATGCGCTGCGCCAGATCGCTATCGCGCGCCAACACCAATTCGGCGGCGTTGTCGGCTGGCAACGCGTCATCCGTGTTCGCCTGGAGCTCGACGCGCAGGCGGGAAACATCGCTCGGCAGCAGATCCGAGATGAAATCGACCGTTGCATTCGCGTCGATTTGCAGGTTCTCTGAATCCACCACGATTCCGTTGGCGAAGACCGAGACCGTCGCGTTGACCTGCTGATCGCTGAAGTTCGCCAGCCGGGCAAAGAGCTCGGTCTGGTTGGCATTGTCGCCAGACGCTCGCGCCGTCAGCTGGACCACGGCCAGGTTGGCCGCGCTGGCCCGCCCGACCAGGAGCAACTCGATAGGGGCATGCACATTGGCCGCAACCGAGCGATCGGCAGCCACCGCGCCATCGGTGATCACCACAACCTGGTTTTCCAGATCGGGCAGCATCAGATTGCTCGTCAGAACCAGTGCCGCGTTCAGATCGGCGCGCCCTCCCGGCAATGAAAGCTCCCGTACTCGCGTTTCCAGCGTACGCAGACCCGCGCCGTCGGTCGC
The window above is part of the Thermomicrobiales bacterium genome. Proteins encoded here:
- a CDS encoding VWA domain-containing protein; translated protein: MNLPFDLTFARPGWLWLLVLVPLVLLVGYLMGRKQGVRPASIWLRAAALTLLVLALAEPLWSSGAAAPATVIVVDRSASLSAGTSSSVVDWLNSALSSAGSDDRAAIVTFGGNALVDQPAGDADSMVFDAQTDEAIESDATNIGGALAVARTLPVGDTRRIVLISDGAENSGSALEQAVQAASEDTEIDVLTVDGIGSSDLRIDSVSAPEKVWHGESMTVQANVVSSEEGSGTIRLFVGEDDVAEQAVDFRIGLNTYTFTLADLDPGFHQMRIELDPGSTADAFLENNAQPFGVVVRDAPHLLFVSQEGADNSFLIHQLEDQGVHVSQVLPVGIPERLSELAVYDAIVLDNVPASDFTIGQIAALEQSTKTLGRGLIVIGGTSAFGPGGYANTPLEDLLPVDVKVTEGKERQRVALLLIIDKSGSMALDPSESISKIEMAKEAVKLAAGALLDGDEIAVLAFNDQQQWIMRLTRIDGQDDRDRIYASVNELESDGGTEIYPALDIGFDEISKSEADVRHIVLLSDGKSSTGTRESYTKLVQEMQQSGTTLSTIAIGDDADTDLLQYLAEAGDGHYYPAVLPEDIPQMTLQEAQSAGSQSVVRGSFQPIQTMASPIMDGFAPEDLPVLAGYDYTEIKSGAQLVLSSNRDDPVLAKWQYGLGRVVAWTADDGVDFANTWQSWDGYGDFWENVVQWALPDPERGAVEVTSERSGSDALITLSSTGDGGDYVDLSNATVTITGPGGEPSAPLKPYQSAPGEWQLRVQNPEAGAYQISVDTGEGSTGNASLSTFSIPPSAELKPDSGAADLMKQLASRTGGRVLSLDDPGALFDAPPMDGSGIASYRAVWWFPLSLGLLLVLLELGYRYNALDRLRRPLRS
- a CDS encoding BatA and WFA domain-containing protein, whose translation is MSSLQFLAPIGLLALIGIPLVIFFHMRHTTPVERPVPTLRFWRLVAPAPTDDARLRRPPISLLLLLQLLAVGALGLALARPAVADAWAGLTQRTEPKHLVILLDGSTSMAATDVDSGSDRFTVAKELAAERVGELRDGDVATVMLLGTSVQSFEATDGAGLRTLETRVRELSLPGGRADLNAALVLTSNLMLPDLENQVVVITDGAVAADRSVAANVHAPIELLLVGRASAANLAVVQLTARASGDNANQTELFARLANFSDQQVNATVSVFANGIVVDSENLQIDANATVDFISDLLPSDVSRLRVELQANTDDALPADNAAELVLARDSDLAQRILLVSDTPLVLQRALTSLPGAQVTTISTTEHLNGDIPAGPYDLYVFEGYTPVSADEIVAPAFFVDPPVDGLLPTTGVMTAASVQHVRAGDPLLDGVDLTGLTAGETPILQMSEGDTAVVEGEGGPLLYRGAAPGSTEPMVVLAISLQESALPQRIAFPILTANVVRALAPAALPDSAALGDPVTIEPRAGAATVRIVSPSGIETDIPVSVDAGGAIETVVFPTTGEAGEYTVQELSTSGRAGATGSFVVNAGHPVESNLRANEELPEALAQAAASDEVGTTRRGLGDLWPALAALAVGVLVFEWLWLSAGGGVRRGNRSLRGARA
- a CDS encoding zf-HC2 domain-containing protein, translated to MTDGVRRLSHEEAEMLISARMDEQLDRADSRALLVHLQTCESCRAFAVQSEVLGRELAALPMLPPSALVDRQIRETIGKGRSRWSLSSLMPATAGNSGLRVAVGALAMLTLVSVFLLVRMADDQGVEGPSIDAPSGGVAQQLDLTPTDANTALGETAGPTETARLVVPKTPETDSTEVGAPTVVDAKPTRTAGSADEPETVEVEPTSTLDSNFVYAIEKTKTPSTEQDKPTATAGEEIMSPTEEPGDVSIASLPVDEGTPIGNGIGMGGSEAESPEPEEAAIELPSESPTVAAETATKTPAEPTATDEPATEVPPTETPAPTETATPVEISVDATKSAPEPTEPQPIETPEVLQVESPEGTATTESSASDTPGSEAATTPSEPFGQPTIAPMDGQSGDAQDTGDSPQIVSSDNSGQHGSDETNGSDNSHDVGTANGSESQYAGQGGDSGSSPPIVPVGGTSSPSGVGGDTSANPYGGDASVTSVVPTVDDSLEPMGLDLSDTVTGLPSGTTSPLGRLEFSPGMNLYVVTAPDGQLAVANLDGELVVTFGNGDLPVWSGAGLMFSSPGSTGARVGIWNSDGGEVNYVEPSSDGASDDVPIGGDGTTFYFLRIYQGSGIMELRSAAIDGTDNGVLWTSSDYTLGGARPLYSESGIYLPTSSEWIFVDWSGAESPLGDNPYGFVGPPVLSPGGGLMAYSAGDRVVVAWTDAPGVAIANAPFDGTGGYAFATSGEEIVVTGGSSLHVISYEGDELGTLEGTQPVGSCYWIGDTIYYLQIGEDAALKSNTLANIQAE
- a CDS encoding alpha/beta hydrolase, with translation MTDNTPENDAIESSSWAAPPRSERSSPLSRLLGGRGGPRWMRPQPKIVPDDFRYRLDAMLIPQSTTDRALGEVQRVNDWVGAWSRAAQRFLSESRREESQGDWMRAAAARRNASMCYHVANLLSDDDPRTIRTLRASSVQAFSQSIPKLIFETRRLTLPWRTRELQAYLCKPEDAERPMPLVCLLNGATTTKEELLLWTARLRDAGFAVLTLDWPGTGEAAGNLKLSSHCDDITDGIYALAKHDRDLDEECIALLGVSIGSSVALRAAALDRRIGAVIAVSPPFEPRFWAANVPPVAARHLVALAGQAASLPYALQDFGVSDVLHRIKCPVLVVGAAQDRLIPSTEAMHVAASLGDLATLIWYEQSGHCAYDQIDDWMEVASQWLFGAFGFEEEPDPTPVVAPMPAAAPPESTQVEPPFAMTPRDQLGPAPLSPSAAGSNEPQDVVISVDPAAISRSDAPEPPRPADSEEDDDTD
- a CDS encoding macro domain-containing protein; amino-acid sequence: MPETIDTHQARFGRMRIVTTLGETVDQPVQAVIYPANSRGVMGTGAISAVRSSAGLDVEREAMSAAPIEPGAAIVTSSGRLADRGIEAIIHAVVAEQLGQRIERSTMRRGIASALRLADEHRFRSVALPLMGIGADESVEARTQMIEALVDESVAHARRSTTRIEQLIITARFEDDLPLVAETLTRMREHRWTGQE